The following are encoded in a window of Anopheles stephensi strain Indian chromosome X, UCI_ANSTEP_V1.0, whole genome shotgun sequence genomic DNA:
- the LOC118503345 gene encoding uncharacterized protein LOC118503345 yields MAIAYYDEDEDEMSHTDSTFTGYDDDQLVPLALDPPTHNFFQRYSPAMDDLHVAIANLLRVLARVVILYIVARVMLYGSHRAEMVMCFVVVVVFYRYYIIHLINNVFHPGEDVNRGSNIINAEAPTEFFYKVPDLA; encoded by the exons ATGGCTATAGCATATTATGACGAGGATGAGGATGAGATGAGCCATACGGACTCAACCTTCACCGGATATGACGACGATCAACTCGTGCCACTGGCATTGGACCCACCAACACATAACTTCTTTCAACGCTATTCGCCAGCTATGGATGATCTGCATGTGGCAATCGCAAATTTGCTGCGAGTTCTGGCCCGCGTGGTTATCTTGTACATAGTTGCTCGTG TAATGCTGTATGGCTCACACCGTGCCGAGATGGTAATGTGTTTCGTAGTGGTAGTGGTATTCTACCGCTATTACATAATTCACCTAATAAATAACGTGTTTCATCCTGGAGAAGATGTAAATCGTGGATCGAACATCATTAATGCAGAGGCACCCACGGAATTTTTCTACAAAGTGCCG GATCTGGCATGA